Proteins co-encoded in one Octopus sinensis unplaced genomic scaffold, ASM634580v1 Contig00258, whole genome shotgun sequence genomic window:
- the LOC115226875 gene encoding uncharacterized protein LOC115226875, whose amino-acid sequence MIEVLYLPKNTTTVLQPMDQGIIRSFKSHFNKFKFKHIIEQINYGNATIECYKKLTLKDAVLFSYLAWKDVSVDTISKCFHHAKWENRIEEPIMGDHKIKNFEQIIEKLMITDPIKEEEFIDFTYSENDELHELFKTTNYENNDENAILDSSITEDCERNNCITHRDAIKCLFRPQKIFFT is encoded by the coding sequence ATGATAGAAGTTTTATATTTACCAAAAAACACGACTACTGTGCTTCAACCGATGGATCAAGGAATCATTAGATCATTCAAATCTCATTtcaacaaatttaaatttaaacatataattGAACAAATAAACTACGGTAACGCAACTATTGAATGCTATAAAAAATTAACCCTGAAAGATGCAGTCTTATTTTCTTATCTAGCCTGGAAAGATGTGTCAGTGGATacaatatcaaaatgttttcaCCACGCCAAATGGGAAAACAGAATTGAAGAACCTATTATGGGAgaccataaaataaaaaatttcgaacaaattatagaaaaattaatgATCACAGATCCCATAAAAGAGGAGGAGTTTATAGACTTTACGTACTCTGAAAATGACGAACTTCATGAATTGTTCAAAACAACAAACTATGAAAATAAcgatgaaaatgcaattttagacAGTTCAATTACTGAAGATTGTGAAAGAAACAACTGTATTACACATCGAGATGCGATAAAATGTTTGTTTCGacctcaaaaaatatttttcacatga